In Hippoglossus stenolepis isolate QCI-W04-F060 chromosome 21, HSTE1.2, whole genome shotgun sequence, one DNA window encodes the following:
- the sec24c gene encoding protein transport protein Sec24C isoform X2: protein MNVNQHTPMASPYGQPQPGYSHPGYAPLDAGYPVPYAPYNGPASAYQPGAQPQDYSPFTSFPSKAVAATPVSDLSSPLDLGPARGPPTSGAPPVSAPQQYNQYSHSQGEMPNGPPPMTQAPNRPPVSQPYSQGAVNMTGSQSSYPQHHGPPPTMHQVTNQMTGMQINSGPPTPAGPGYVPPHSSQLPISTAYSAAPSPAYTQAPPPASSAPTQPPTPSGPATSQQYYGGPLPPSQQPFNSSVPPTSQQPFTSSAQPPPSSQQNFPPSSFSGPMPPPNQAPAPPVSPPQQSFPPNQPPFSSAPPPSSQPAFISGPPPPAQGSFQPRAPPPSSQPGPFPPPGPPPTSTPPGQYPGPMPPQQQPPPSQPSPYHSGPSPPRAQMPPTSMAQSNHLPPGPQGPPCPPGPLQQPPSQPGMQGGYPPQQNGAFGQVRGPQPGYAGPYPGQPNYGAPAPAPAPAPAAQKRLDPDAIPSPIQVIEDDRAKSNEPFTTGVRGQAPPLVTTNFQVKDQGNASPRFIRCTAYNMPCTADMAKQSQVPLAAVIKPLATLPPDETPPYLVDHGEGGPIRCNRCKAYMCPYMQFIEGGRRFQCGFCSCVTEVPQHYFQHLDHTGKRVDCYDRPELSLGSYEFLATVDYCKNNKLPQPPAYIFLIDVSYNAVKSGMVNIVCQELKTLLDYLPRENPETDSVVRVGFVTYNKVLHFYNVKSSLAQPQMLVVSDVSDMFVPLLDGFLVNVNESRLVIESLLDQIPEMFADTRETETVFGPVIQAGLEALKAADCAGKLFVFHTSLPIAEAPGKLKNREDKKLIGTDKEKSLFQPQAGFYNTLAKECVAQGCCVDLFLFPNQFVDVATLAVVPVSTGGSVYKYTYFQAPSDQERFLNDLRRDVQKLVGFDAVMRVRTSTGIRATDFYGSFFMSNTTDVELAGLDCDKAVTVEFKHDDKLSEETGALMQCAVLYTSCSGQRRLRVHNMAVNCCSQLADLYRNCETDTIINFFSKYAFRGVLTNQTKAVRDTLVNQCAQILACYRKNCASPSSAGQLILPECMKLLPVYLNCVLKSDVLLPGADVSLDDRAYLRQLISGMDVSETHVFFYPRLLPLIKLESGSLPMAVRDSEERLSKGGVYILETGLHLFLWVGASVQQELLLNIFGTPSFSQIDPSMANLPELDNPFSQRLREIVDSFRAQRPRYMKLMVVKQEDKAELIFRHFLVEDKSASGGASYVDFLCHMHKEIRQLLS, encoded by the exons ATGAATGTAAACCAGCACACTCCAATGGCCTCTCCGTATGGCCAGCCCCAGCCTGGCTACAGCCATCCTGGCTACGCTCCCCTGGATGCGGGATATCCTGTCCCGTACGCACCCTACAACGGCCCTGCTTCAGCCTACCAGCCTGGGGCTCAACCACAAG ATTATTCTCCTTTCACAAGCTTTCCCTCTAAGGCTGTGGCAGCCACCCCAGTCTctgacctctcctctcctcttgacTTAG GTCCTGCCAGGGGTCCTCCCACATCTGGAGCCCCGCCAGTCTCAGCGCCTCAACAATATAATCAGTACAGTCACAGTCAAGGGGAAATGCCGAATGGACCCCCACCTATGACACAAGCACCAAACAG GCCTCCTGTATCTCAGCCGTACAGCCAGGGAGCTGTGAACATGACAGGGTCGCAATCCAGCTATCCTCAACACCATGGGCCTCCACCCACAATGCATCAGGTCACCAACCAGATGACTGGGATGCAGATCAACTCTGGACCCCCAACCCCAGCAGGGCCAGGATATG TTCCACCTCACTCCTCCCAGCTTCCCATCAGTACCGCCTACTCTGCCGCACCTTCGCCCGCCTACACACAAGCCCCTCCACCGGCATCCTCGGCTCCCACCCAGCCACCAACTCCCAGCGGCCCTGCAACTTCTCAGCAATACTACGGAGGCCCACTGCCTCCTTCTCAACAGCCATTCAACTCTTCTGTTCCCCCTACCTCTCAACAGCCGTTCACCTCCTCTGCACagccccctccttcctctcaacAAAacttccctccctcttccttctCAGGTCCCATGCCTCCACCAAACCaagctcctgctcctccagtgtCCCCACCACAGCAGTCCTTCCCCCCAAACCAGCCCCCCTTCTCCTCAGCACCTCCACCCTCCAGCCAGCCTGCCTTCATCTCTGGTCCGCCTCCCCCTGCCCAGGGCTCCTTCCAACCCAGGGcaccccctccttcctctcaacCTGGACCTTTTCCTCCCCCTGGTCCCCCTCCCACCTCCACTCCCCCCGGCCAATACCCAGGCCCCATGCCTCCTCAACAGCAACCCCCTCCATCCCAGCCATCACCTTATCACTCAGGACCGTCTCCTCCCAGAGCTCAGATGCCTCCAACTTCCATGGCTCAAAGCAACCACCTGCCTCCAGGACCACAGGGCCCACCGTGCCCTCCTGGGCCCCTGCAGCAGCCTCCATCTCAGCCTGGTATGCAGGGTGGATACCCTCCTCAGCAGAATG GTGCTTTTGGGCAGGTGAGAGGCCCTCAGCCTGGCTATGCAGGCCCTTATCCTGGGCAACCAAACTATGGAGCCCCTGCACCAGCaccagctcctgctccagctgcacAGAAAAGACTTGACCCAGATGCCATTCCTAGCCCG ATCCAGGTAATAGAGGATGACAGGGCTAAGAGCAACGAGCCATTCACtacaggggtcagaggtcaggccCCACCGCTGGTCACCACCAACTTTCAGGTCAAAGACCAAG ggAATGCCAGTCCCAGGTTTATTCGCTGTACAGCGTACAATATGCCTTGCACAGCCGACATGGCCAAGCAGTCTCAAGTGCCACTGGCCGCCGTCATCAAGCCCCTCGCCACACTGCCACCAGATGAG ACCCCACCGTACCTGGTGGACCATGGCGAGGGTGGTCCAATCCGCTGCAACCGCTGCAAGGCCTACATGTGTCCATACATGCAGTTCATAGAGGGCGGGCGCCGCTTCCAGTGTGGGTTTTGTAGCTGTGTCACAGAGG TGCCTCAACATTACTTCCAGCATCTGGACCACACTGGTAAGAGGGTGGACTGCTATGACAGGCCGGAGCTTTCGCTGGGCAGCTACGAGTTCTTGGCCACTGTCGACTACTGTAAG AACAATAAGCTCCCTCAGCCTCCAGCCTACATCTTCCTCATCGATGTGTCCTACAACGCTGTGAAGAGCGGCATGGTCAACATCGTCTGCCAGGAACTGAAGACCCTTCTCGACTACCTGCCCAG GGAGAACCCAGAAACGGATTCTGTGGTGCGGGTGGGTTTCGTCACCTACAACAAGGTTTTGCACTTCTACAATGTCAAGTCGAGCCTGGCCCAGCCACAGATGTTGGTGGTGTCGGATGTGTCGGACATGTTTGTGCCCCTGCTCGATGGTTTCCTGGTCAACGTAAACGAAAGCCGGCTAGTTATCGAGAG tttACTGGACCAGATCCCAGAGATGTTTGCAGACACCAGGGAGACGGAGACGGTCTTTGGACCTGTAATCCAGGCAGGACTGGAGGCACTGAAG GCTGCAGATTGTGCTGGGAAGCTGTTTGTGTTCCACACCTCTCTGCCAATCGCAGAGGCTCCTGGAAAATTAAAGAACAGAGAAGACAAGAAGCTGATTGGGACAGATAAGGAGAAG tCTCTGTTTCAGCCCCAGGCCGGCTTCTACAACACCCTCGCTAAGGAGTGTGTGGCCCAGGGCTGCTGCGTAgatctcttcctcttcccgAACCAGTTTGTGGATGTTGCCACGTTAGCAGTGGTTCCCGTCTCCACCGGAGGTTCAGTCTACAAATACACTTACTTCCAG GCTCCATCTGATCAAGAACGATTCCTGAATGACCTCAGACGAGATGTTCAGAAACTAGTAGGGTTTGATGCCGTCATGAGGGTGCGAACCAGCACAG GTATCAGAGCGACAGACTTCTACGGCTCCTTCTTCATGAGTAATACCACAGATGTGGAGCTGGCAGGCCTGGACTGTGACAAGGCCGTCACTGTCGAGTTCAAACACGATGACAAGCTCAGCGAGGAGACAGGGGCACTCATGCAG TGTGCCGTGCTGTACACCAGCTGCAGCGGACAGAGGCGCCTCCGCGTCCACAACATGGCTGTCAACTGTTGCTCTCAGCTGGCTGACCTCTACCGCAACTGTGAGACAGACACAATCATCAACTTCTTCTCCAAATATG CTTTCCGGGGCGTCCTGACCAACCAAACTAAGGCGGTGAGAGACACTCTGGTCAATCAGTGTGCTCAGATTCTGGCCTGCTACCGGAAGAACTGTGCAAGCCCGTCATCGGCTGGTCAG CTGATCCTCCCAGAGTGCATGAAGCTGTTACCCGTCTATCTGAACTGCGTGCTGAAGAGCGACGTGCTGCTGCCGGGAGCCGACGTCTCGTTGGACGACCGAGCTTACCTGAGGCAGCTGATCAGCGGCATGGACGTCTCAGAGACCCACGTCTTTTTCTACCCCCGCCTACTGCCACTG attAAGCTTGAAAGCGGGTCGTTGCCGATGGCAGTGAGGGACTCGGAGGAGAGGCTGTCGAAAGGAGGAGTATACATCCTGGAGACGGGGCTCCACCTCTTCCTGTGGGTGGGAGCCAGCGTTcagcaggagctgctgctcaaCATCTTTGGCACGCCGAGCTTCAGCCAGATCGACCCGAGCATG GCAAATCTACCAGAGCTGGACAACCCGTTCTCTCAGAGACTCCGAGAAATTGTTGACTCCTTCAGAGCACAGCGACCACGATACATGAAG ctgaTGGTGGTGAAACAGGAAGACAAAGCCGAGCTGATATTCAGGCACTTCCTGGTCGAGGACAAGAGCGCCAGCGGGGGAGCGTCATACGTGGACTTCTTGTGTCACATGCACAAGGAGATCCGCCAGCTTCTCAGCTAG